In Plasmodium knowlesi strain H genome assembly, chromosome: 8, the DNA window tttctttcttttttgacCCACTGTGGTTACAGGCGCGACATTTCCATGTGTGGAGCCTTTTGCTGATCTGTTCATGCGAAAGGGAATACCCGCCTGTGCGCGGAATCCCCTCGGTTGTGGTGTTTGCGCATTGCCGTGCTGACAGCATGAGCGCCTTTACTTTACGACACTTGACTTGATTTCactgtgcttttttttttttttttttttttttttttgcgatgTCCACCCCCGCAGAGTTGGCCACGGATGGCTTGAAGGGACGAATTTACGAAGTGAACCTGGCCGATCTGAACAACGACGAAGACCAAGCTcacaagaaaataaaattgtgcTGTGATCACATCATCAACAAAGATTGCTACACTGATTTCTGCGGTCTCAGCATAACCAGGGACAAGTTATGCTCACTGATAAGAAAGGGATACACCTTAATTGAAGGATACACCGATGTAAAAACCATTGACAATTACCAGCTGAGAATGTTCTGTATTGCTTTCACTAAGAAGAGACCAAATCAGACAAAAACCACATGTTACGCACAGACAAgtcaaattaaaaaaattagaaaaaaaatggtagacATCATGAATGCTGAAGCGAGCAAAGTTTTACTGAAAGATCTTGTGAAAAAGTTTATTCCAGAATCGATTggaaaggaagtggaaaaacagTGCAAGAAAATATACCCATTACAGAACGTTTTAataagaaaagtaaaaattttaaagagaCCCAAATTGGACATTTCCAAATTAATGGAATTGCACACAGACTCTAAGGAAGACGCTGGAAAGAATGTCAAGTCTTTACCTGAGTCCAAGGAGGCCACGAACATCCTAAGTGCTGAGTTGAAACATTAGAAGGTTTGTTCCTCCACCAGCTGTAGTTTGTGGGGAGAGTGTATATGAGGGAGATGTATATGTTCTAATCCGTTTTggttgttttcttcccacGCGTTTTTTCCCTCTATCCCAAAGCACACACAAATTGTTGCATGCATATGAGCACTCCCATTCGGATGCTCACCCCGTTTTAACGGTAGTCCCCCCTCCAGTGTACAATGTATCTTGCCCTAccgcatgtgtatatattttcgtGTATAGTATACATGTGGGTATGTCCACGCGAGAACGtgtgatttcttttttttccattttttatgaattcaTTAACGGAACGGGacttaatttaaaaaaaaaaaaataatcttgGTTTTTACGAAAGAGTTTGCACGCACGATGAGGGCTCATGCATTGCTGCCAAGTTGCTATGTTTGGAAGTGGAGAAGGTTGGaaaatgtgtgtgtatgaGCATCGGCGGAGGAAACATACTATGTAGGCGGTTACCCCCACTTGTGGGCATTCCCACCTACTCATTTATTGTTTAAAACAATGTGGCAAGAGCCAATTCGAATGTGGCGCCCAGGCGGCGCCACATGCACCTCTAAGTTAAAGAAAATACACACAGCTTTGCAGTAAACAAGGAGTGTATACgctataattttttttgcatattcgtTGGCGGGAGCGAACATGATAAATAAGATAAATAAGTGTACATGCTTTCTGGTCACCTTATCATTTGCCAATACTTTGCAATCTTATTAGCAGCGGTTTTAGGTCTGTTGTAGAAGGGATGGTGGGGTGTGGTCATAGGTGGATGTAAAGAAGCGCAGAAGGTCCAACATTTCGCTAAGCAATGTTAAGTATCTATCTTCTGCGTTGCTTACCTGCCTCGTGCTGATATTGGACATgggtttttttaaaaatttcttctgTTTTCAAAAGAACGtccttaaaagaaaaaaaaaggggaaaagttAAACAGTAATCAGTGGGAAGTTGTCCTCATTTGAAGTTGCGCATAACTTATGCATGGCGACTAAGTGGGTTAACGGTCACTTACGTTGAGCATGCTCGAATGCTTGGCGACTTCCAGCGCAACCTTTTCCATCGATCTttgaaattctttttttttttcctcaaggATTAAGTTTTTGTTCACGAGAATGTTGTCTTTCTCTTGTCTAAGTTCTACtgttttgttaattttttttttttttcgcatgtAGTTGTGTAGTAAACATatgtacaggaaaaaaaaaaaaaaaaaaaaaaggacaaatggggaagaggtggaaaaaaaaaaaaaaaaaaaaaaactccattCATTCATGCATATTAATTACATATTTCACTGTATGATCTTTCGGAGAGGACTTTCAAATCGGCTAACACGTCGAGGATCTCCCGTTCGATGCTTCTGTACTGATTTAAGATTTGTTGGTATTCAGTTAGGAACTGCTCATAGTTCGCTTTATTTTCTACCTCCAGCTGTTTAATGTTTtgaattttgttttctctttgcTCCTTTAGCGTGTTG includes these proteins:
- a CDS encoding 40S ribosomal protein S3A, putative; this encodes MAVGKNKRTSKGKKGGKKKVTDVFTKKEWYDLKAPKMFLVRNFGKTLVTKTIGKKLATDGLKGRIYEVNLADLNNDEDQAHKKIKLCCDHIINKDCYTDFCGLSITRDKLCSLIRKGYTLIEGYTDVKTIDNYQLRMFCIAFTKKRPNQTKTTCYAQTSQIKKIRKKMVDIMNAEASKVLLKDLVKKFIPESIGKEVEKQCKKIYPLQNVLIRKVKILKRPKLDISKLMELHTDSKEDAGKNVKSLPESKEATNILSAELKH